A region of Argentina anserina chromosome 5, drPotAnse1.1, whole genome shotgun sequence DNA encodes the following proteins:
- the LOC126794044 gene encoding uncharacterized protein LOC126794044, with protein MEDSGAILCQISSLKAMLDQVNEEIEANIQITWEIESEIVKCSEFENALAAKYSDLTKTLYVSQFELIRLVSVTKDLRSSVDNLERQLDSRG; from the exons ATGGAGGATTCGGGAGCGATACTGTGTCAAATCTCATCCCTAAAGGCCATGCTCGATCAG GTGAACGAAGAAATTGAGGCCAACATTCAGATAACGTGGGAGATCGAGTCGGAGATCGTGAAATGCTCCGAGTTCGAGAACGCTCTGGCGGCGAAATACTCCGATCTCACCAAGACGCTCTACGTGTCGCAGTTTGAGCTCATCAGACTCGTCTCCGTCACCA AGGATTTAAGAAGCTCTGTGGATAATTTGGAGAGGCAATTGGATTCAAGAGGTTAA
- the LOC126793099 gene encoding uncharacterized protein LOC126793099, whose amino-acid sequence MGGSRNQVNKAHKTRFSSKSSRNLHKTSDKGRIGKSNQNVAKGARAARIQRNKMVMEQKRAALLKEKRASSGSHSPPRVIVLFGLSADVKLNSLSEDILSLLSPQGYGGALPTVASSEYRLRATVLQAPHGDLQSCLEMAKVADLIAFVASATSSREGESDYIDSFGHQCLSVFRSLGLPSTVVLIRDLPTEVKRKHESNKTCTSSLASEFPEDCKFYQADTKDELHKFMRLFKEQRLSVPHWRSQRPYLMAQKVEMVVDDMNPGTCTLLLTGYVRARSLSVNQLVHVSGAGDFQLCKMEILKDPCPLNVRKEQDVMDADEVNDTVVLSVVPDPLKQEALLVENVPDCLENEQTWPTEAEIADAEKQQKQKKKRKRILPRGTSEYQAAWIINDTDDEESGTDDEVDDMVMDETESGHPGEEGNHSDLSDDQASLDLRDSDGETDADSVMMDGENLTKEQLADEIKKIKQAHADDEEFPDEVDTPLDFPARKRFAKYRGLKSFRTSSWDPKESLPPEYARIFAFDNFNRTQKSILAKALALEQENNDECATAGTYARLYIKEVPTAVASKLCMRANTLPIIACGLLQHESKMSVLHFSLKKHDTYCDPIKTKDELIFHVGFRQFVARPIFSTDNMNSDKHKMERFLHPGRFSMASIYAPITFPALPMIAFKSSKGEATAPTVAAVGTLRSIDPDRIILKKIILTGYPQRVSKKKAAVRYMFHNPEDVRWFKPVEVWSKCGRRGRIKEPVGTHGAMKCILNGTLQQNDTICMSLYKRAYPKWPDHRFPLDA is encoded by the exons ATGGGAGGTTCGCGGAACCAAGTGAACAAGGCTCACAAGACGCGCTTCTCGTCCAAGTCGTCTCGGAATCTGCATAAGACTTCAG ATAAGGGCAGGATCGGAAAATCAAACCAGAATGTTGCCAAGGGAGCTCGCGCGGCTCGAATTCAGAGAAATAAGATG GTAATGGAGCAGAAGCGTGCAGCTCTTTTGAAAGAGAAGAGAGCTTCAAGTGGATCGCATAGTCCTCCACGTGTCATT GTTCTGTTTGGGCTCTCGGCTGATGTGAAGCTAAATTCGCTTTCCGAGGATATTCTTTCCTTGCTGTCTCCACAAGGTTATGGAGGTGCTTTGCCGACAGTGGCGTCTTCGGAGTACAGGCTGAGAGCAACG GTACTGCAAGCACCTCATGGGGATTTGCAATCATGTCTGGAAATGGCTAAG GTCGCTGATCTCATTGCTTTTGTGGCTTCAGCAACTTCTTCACGGGAAGGAGAGTCTGACTACATTGACTCATTTGGTCATCAATGTCTTTCTGTGTTTAGATCTCTTGGTTTACCGAGCACTGTCGTGCTAATACGT GATCTTCCTACTGAggtgaaaagaaaacatgagtCAAATAAAACATGTACTTCTAGTCTTGCTTCTGAATTTCCTGAAGATTGTAAATTTTATCAAGCTGATACAAAGGACGAGTTGCACAAG TTCATGCGGCTTTTTAAGGAGCAAAGGCTCTCAGTTCCTCACTGGCGAAGTCAGCGGCCTTACCTGATGGCTCAGAAG GTTGAAATGGTAGTAGATGATATGAATCCAGGAACCTGTACCCTTCTCCTCACTGGATACGTGCGAGCTCGCAGTCTTTCTGTAAATCAACTG GTTCATGTTTCTGGTGCCGGGGATTTCCAGTTGTGCAAAATGGAAATTCTGAAGGATCCTTGTCCTTTAAATGTAAGAAAAGAGCAGGATGTCATGGATGCAGATGAAGTGAATGATACAGTG GTTCTTTCTGTGGTTCCTGATCCGCTGAAGCAGGAGGCTTTACTTGTTGAGAATGTTCCTGATTGCCTTGAAAATGAACAG ACATGGCCAACGGAGGCAGAAATAGCGGATGctgaaaaacaacaaaaacaaaaaaagaagaggaaaaggATTCTTCCTCGAGGCACTTCAGAATACCAG GCTGCTTGGATTATCAATGATACAGATGATGAGGAGTCTGGTACTGATGACgaagttgatgatatggtaatGGACGAAACAGAGAGTGGTCATCCTGGCGAAGAGGGTAATCATTCAGATCTCAGTGATGATCAAGCTTCTTTAGACTTGAGGGACTCTGACGGAGAAACTGATGCTGATTCAGTGATGATG GATGGCGAAAATTTGACCAAGGAACAGTTGGCGGATGAGATCAAAAAAATTAAGCAAGCCCATGCTGATGATGAGG AATTTCCAGATGAAGTGGATACACCATTAGACTTCCCAGCTAGAAAACGTTTTGCAAAGTATAGAGGTCTCAAGTCCTTTAGGACCTCTTCATGGGATCCCAAA GAGTCTCTACCTCCAGAATATGCTAGAATCTTTGCCTTTGACAATTTCAACAGGACCCAGAAAAGCATCCTTGCTAAAGCCCTAGCTTTGGAGCAGGAAAACAATGATGAGTGTGCAACAGCTGGCACATATGCAAGGTTGTACATCAAAGAAGTGCCAACTGCTGTTGCTTCTAAATTATGTATGCGCGCAAATACTTTGCCTATCATAGCATGTGGCCTTTTGCAGCATGAGTCCAAGATGTCTGTACTCCATTTCAG CTTAAAAAAGCATGACACTTATTGTGACCCCATCAAAACCAAAGATGAATTAATCTTTCATGTTGGCTTTCGCCAATTTGTTGCTAG GCCAATATTCTCTACTGATAACATGAATTCAGACAAGCACAAAATGGAGAGGTTCCTTCATCCAGGACGCTTTTCCATGGCGTCAATTTATGCTCCGATAACTTTTCCAGCTCTCCCTATGATAGCTTTCAAGAGCTCTAAAGGGGAGGCCACTGCACCTACAGTTGCTGCTGTTGGTACTCTCAGAAGCATTGATCCTGACAGAATTATTCTAAAGAAGATCATTTTAACAGG GTATCCTCAACGAGTTTCGAAAAAGAAGGCTGCTGTTAGGTATATGTTCCATAATCCAGAGGATGTTAGATGGTTCAAG CCTGTAGAAGTTTGGTCCAAATGTGGCCGTCGAGGTCGCATCAAGGAGCCTGTTGGTACACATG GGGCAATGAAATGTATCCTGAACGGCACCCTCCAGCAGAATGACACCATATGCATGAGCTTGTACAAGCGCGCCTACCCCAAGTGGCCAGACCACCGCTTTCCGCTTGATGCTTGA
- the LOC126793748 gene encoding uncharacterized protein LOC126793748 has product MMQRLVDNAIAVTKESVKTFTYESLNNIVRFINGVSALLLALLPGKANILEGIHGWELRPTFRGPRFPRWMENGVSSFNQLIHELSVDSDTDGSSLDYEEEYSDDDMSPSSPCSQSSRLSRSSSTPRKKTGWMWISYVFYWILLPARFLLGLPAILYRSGGTTAPGSNQLKHRSSSLNKVQFLKDHIVQRTTDRRRGVIEDLHLAIEIFIEAVFDVVHKAAHFVLHPFVALRTLFGLFSSNSNREDAYDDASEATVPTATLGDDDAAPTERNTSFQALNTDARTCQDVITELGYPYEAIHVVTSDGYVLLLERIPRRDSRKAVYLQHGILDSSMGWVSNGVVGSPAFAAYDQGYDVFLGNFRGLVSREHIDKSISSRQYWHYSINEHGTQDIPAMIEKIHQVKTAELKLSQPDIEEETNGDQPYKLCAVCHSLGGAAILMYVVTQRIEEKPHRLSRLVLLSPAGFHEDSSFMFSVVQYSFLLLAPLLQPLVPGIYIPTRFFRMLLNKLARDFHNYPAVGGLVQTLMSYFVGGDSSNWVGVLGIPHYNMNDMPGVSFQVALHLAQMKRAKRFRMFDYGKSGNIKFYGSPEPLDLGEYYGLIDIPVDLVAGRKDKVIRPSMVKKHYKVMKNLGVNVSYNEFEYAHLDFTFSHREELLAYVMSRCLLVEPPSKQSSPKGLKLKKKGQQVNS; this is encoded by the exons ATGATGCAGCGACTCGTCGACAACGCCATCGCTGTCACCAAAGA GTCAGTGAAGACGTTCACGTATGAATCGCTGAATAACATAGTGAGATTCATCAATGGAGTTTCGGCTTTGCTGTTAGCGCTTTTGCCAGGGAAGGCGAATATTCTCGAAGGAATCCATGGCTGGGAGCTCAGGCCTACCTTTCGTGGACCTCGATTCCCTCGCTGGATGGAGAA CGGGGTGTCCTCTTTCAATCAGCTAATTCATGAGCTTTCTGTGGATTCCGACACGGACGGTTCGAGTTTAGATTATGAGGAAGAATATAGTGATGATGACATGAGTCCTTCGTCGCCATGTTCTCAAAGTTCGAGACTCTCCAGGTCTTCCAGTACCCCTAGGAAGAAGACAGGATGGATGTGGATCAGTTACGTGTTCTATTGGATTTTGTTACCTGCAAGGTTCCTGCTCGGCCTTCCAGCTATTCTTTACCGTTCTGGAGGCACGACTGCACCAGGAAGCAATCAGCTGAAGCATCGGAGTAGCTCTCTGAACAAGGTGCAGTTTCTCAAGGATCACATTGTCCAGCGCACTACTGATAGGAGGCGTGGAGTCATTGAG GATCTTCATCTGGCGATTGAGATATTCATAGAAGCCGTATTTGATGTCGTTCATAAGGCAGCTCATTTTGTTCTTCACCCATTTGTTGCTCTGAGAACTCTATTTGGGTTGTTCTCGTCGAATAGCAACAGAGAAGATGCTTATGATGATGCTTCGGAAGCTACTGTTCCCACAGCTACACTTGGGGATGATGATGCAGCTCCTACAGAACGGAACACTTCATTTCAGGCGCTCAATACTGATGCTCGTACATGTCAGGATGTGATTACAGAGCTTGG GTACCCATATGAAGCTATTCATGTGGTCACTAGTGATGGATATGTTCTTCTTTTGGAAAGAATCCCAAG ACGTGATTCACGGAAAGCTGTTTATCTACAACATGGAATTCTAGATTCATCTATGGG TTGGGTGTCCAATGGGGTTGTTGGTTCTCCTGCGTTTGCCGCATATGATCAAG GATATGATGTCTTCCTTGGGAACTTTCGTGGCTTGGTTTCTAGGGAACACATTGACAAAAGCATTTCCTCACGACA GTACTGGCACTACTCGATCAATGAGCATGGGACTCAGGATATTCCTGCAATGATTGAGAAGATCCACCAAGTTAAAACTGCGGAGTTGAAGCTTAGTCAACCTGATATCGAGGAAGAAACCAATGGTGATCAACCTTATAAGCTCTGTGCAGTTTGTCATAGCTTGGGAGGTGCAGCTATATTAATGTATGTTGTGACACAGAGGATAGAAGAGAAACCCCACAGACTATCAAGATTGGTTTTATTATCACCTGCTGGCTTTCATGAAGATTCATCCTTCATGTTTTCTGTCGTGCAATACTCCTTTCTTCTATTGGCTCCTCTTTTGCAACCCCTTGTTCCCGGCATCTATATACCAACCAGATTTTTTCGCATGCTTCTAAACAAGTTGGCACGGGACTTCCATAATTACCCTGCTGTTGGAGGATTGGTCCAGACACTGATGAGTTATTTTGTTGGGGGAGATAGTTCAAATTGGGTTGGTGTGTTGGGGATACCGCATTATAATATGAATGATATGCCGGGGGTATCATTCCAAGTGGCTCTTCATCTTGCACAAATGAAGCGTGCAAAAAGGTTTAGGATGTTTGATTATGGAAAATCTGGTAATATCAAGTTTTATGGATCGCCGGAGCCATTAGACTTGGGAGAGTACTATGGGCTCATTGATATTCCTGTTGATCTTGTTGCTGGACGGAAGGACAAGGTTATCAGGCCATCAATGGTGAAGAAGCATTATAAGGTGATGAAGAATTTAGGCGTAAATGTATCATACAATGAGTTTGAGTATGCACATTTGGACTTCACATTTTCCCACCGAGAAGAACTCCTGGCTTATGTCATGTCACGCTGCTTGCTTGTGGAGCCACCGTCAAAACAGTCCAGCCCGAAGGGTCTGAAGCTAAAGAAGAAAGGACAGCAGGTTAATAGTTAA
- the LOC126794416 gene encoding carbon catabolite repressor protein 4 homolog 3, with amino-acid sequence MRCDAASSWLCGRHLSVPTAGTSFLFLCRSTVSCCTNAPNPLKRRYSGNHAPDVVRRWIQSDHPLASQDRFTAASYNILGVRNAYAHRDMYGNVPSMYLKWDHRKRAICDEIAAWNSDIVCLQEVDKYLELSGNLAKLGYAGSYKRRTGNTVDGCATYWKSHNFRMLEEESIEFKGYGLRDNVAQLSVFEMHKEKSRKLVIGNIHVLYNPKRGEVKLGQIRFLISKAQILSERWGNAPVVLCGDFNSTPESAIYKFLSTSELNIMSYDRTELSGQRSCHPAQVLGVKQRNSSPLSLIDGLLKHDWTDEEIRVATGNSGSHSVVHPLQLNSSYAMVQGSTATRGSSGEPIATSYHSKFLGTVDYLWYSDGLVPTGVMDTVPLDTLQRIGSLPCKKVGSDHLALVSEFAFTPGTQEGNNTTASAI; translated from the exons ATGCGCTGCGACGCTGCTTCCTCCTGGCTCTGCGGCCGCCACCTGTCCGTCCCCACCGCCGGAACATCGTTCCTCTTCCTCTGCAGGTCCACCGTCTCATGCTGCACCAACGCTCCCAACCCACTGAAGCGCCGGTACTCCGGCAACCATGCTCCGGACGTCGTCCGCCGTTGGATCCAGTCCGATCATCCGCTAGCTTCTCAAG ATAGGTTCACGGCCGCTTCGTACAACATATTGGGGGTTAGAAATGCTTATGCTCATAGAGACATGTACGGGAATGTGCCTTCTATGTATCTGAAGTGGGACCACCGGAAAAGGGCCATCTGCGATGAAATTGCGGCCTGGAATTCTGATATTGTTTGCTTGCAA GAGGTGGATAAGTATTTAGAGCTTTCGGGCAATTTGGCGAAACTGGGATATGCTGGCTCTTATAAG AGACGCACAGGTAATACTGTAGATGGTTGCGCTACTTACTGGAAATCTCATAA TTTTCGGATGTTAGAAGAGGAGAGCATTGAATTCAAGGGATACGGACTTCGTGACAATGTCGCCCAACTCTCAGTTTTTGAG ATGCAtaaagaaaaatcaagaaaGTTAGTCATTGGTAACATCCATGTGCTTTACAACCCTAAACGAGGAGAAGTTAAATTGGGCCAG aTCCGTTTTCTTATATCAAAGGCGCAGATTCTCTCGGAGAGATGGGGCAATGCCCCTGTTGTCCTCTGTGGTGATTTCAATAGCACTCCTGAG AGTGCAATATACAAGTTCTTGTCAACATCTGAG CTAAATATAATGTCATATGACAGAACAGAGTTATCTGGGCAGAGGAGCTGTCATCCTGCTCAAGTTTTAGGTGTCAAACAACGAAATAGCAGTCCATTGAGCTTGATAGATGG GTTGTTGAAACATGACTGGACAGATGAAGAGATTAGAGTTGCAACTGGAAATTCTGGTAGTCATTCAGTTGTGCATCCTTTGCAGCTTAACAGTTCTTATGCCATGGTGCAG ggttctACAGCAACACGGGGATCCAGTGGTGAGCCTATAGCTACTTCCTACCACTCAAAGTTTCTTGGAACCGTTGATTACTTATG GTACTCGGATGGTCTTGTGCCCACTGGAGTTATGGATACAGTTCCACTTGACACTCTCCAGAGGATTGGTAGCCTTCCTTGCAAG AAAGTGGGCAGCGACCACCTGGCTTTAGTTTCCGAGTTTGCCTTCACACCAGGCACACAGGAAGGCAACAACACAACTGCATCAGCAATCTGA